Below is a window of Arabidopsis thaliana chromosome 2, partial sequence DNA.
AAGTTTCCTCATTTAGCTTTAGTTCGAATCTGGAATGTTAAACGATTCGGATCGAGATTTAGCAGTAGTAGAATTCAGTTAGGTAGAGtgatatttttatactatTAGTCTtcaattataatataattgcATTGAGCTTTTCCTACTTCACTGTATCGTTTTCTATTGTAAAGATTGatcctttttatatattatgcaGGGGGTGTTGTTGATGTTCTGACGATCTGATTTGAGTAGATCTGGGTAGGGGGCAAGGTCTCTGGGTCTACTTttgatttgagaattttttaaGTGAAGTGAAGATATGACAAGTGCTCTTGGATGGAGATTTCCTTCCACTAATGGAAATGGCCTTGCCCCAAGTGACACGGTAATAATTACTTGATTCAGTATTAACATTCATCACACGGGTTTATGGAAAAGCTTGTTTAGTTGATATACTGCAATCTTTCTGAGTTGCAAAGTCAGATCTGGTGTATTAGCAGGATGATTAAGCTGATATGTCCCTTGCATTTTGAATCTGATTTGAAAAAAGTACTTGAGCTAAGTCCATTGTTAATTAATGGCTTTGTACCAGTCAGTTATATCTGATAGAGTGTCATGATAAAGGTTATAGTTTTTCCATTGCATAGGAGCGAAAAGGTCTTGTTGCTCTTTTAACTTATTTTCTGTTGTTTGGTCTTGATTGCAGGAGAGAAATGGGGATATGAAGATGCATGATTCAGAGCCCCCAACTCCACATTCAACCACAAAGATGAGTTTGAGGTAACGCATATATGTATTTGGTACTGCATGGGAGCTAATCATCGTGATAAAATTGAGGTTTTATCTGTATTTGTTGCACCACCATCTTGGTTTAACAATGCCTGTGGAAATTAATATTATCTGGATTGGTTTCCTATGTTATCCTTTCAAATGAGACATTTTAAGCAGAAAGGCACACCTATTAGCGAATTAGTATCTAACTTTCCCCATCCCCTGCAGAGACCGGACAACCAGCATGGAAGATCCAGATGGGACATTAGCAAGTGTTGCCCAATGCATTGAGCAGCTGCGCCAAGGTTCATCATCTGCACAAGAAAGAGAATATTGTCTGAAGCAGTTACTGGACCTTATAGAAATGCGTGAGAATGCATTCAGTGCTGTCGGATCACACTCCCAAGCTGTGCCAGTACTTGTCTCTCTTCTCCGATCGGGATCAGTTGGAGTGAAGATACAAGCTGCAACCGTCTTGGGTTCACTCTGCAAGGAGAACGAACTTAGAGTTAAGGTGTTACTTGGGGGATGCATTCCTCCATTGCTTGGTCTTCTCAAGTCCAGTTCAGTCGAAGGGCAGATCGCTGCAGCAAAGACAATCTATGCTGTTTCTGAAGGTGGGGTTAAAGACCATGTTggatcaaaaatattttccacTGAGGGAGTTGTACCGGTTCTGTGGGACCAATTGCGCAGTGGAAATAAAAAAGGAGAGGTTGATGGTTTGTTAACTGGTGCACTTAAGAACCTTTCTAGTACCACAGAGGGATTTTGGTCTGAGACAATTCGAGCTGGGGGAGTGGATGTACTTGTGAAGCTGCTCACAAGCGGGCAGTCAAGTACACTATCTAATGTCTGCTTCCTTCTTGCGTGTATGATGATGGAAGACGCCTCTGTTTGTTCCAGTGTATTGACTGCAGACATTACAAAACAGCTTCTCAAATTATTAGGATCGGGTAATGAAGCCCCAGTGAGGGCAGAGGCTGCTGCTGCTCTCAAGTCGCTTTCTGCTCAATCTAAGGAAGCAAAGCGGGAAATCGCTAATTCTAATGGTATTCCTGTTTTAATAAATGCAACAATAGCTCCATCTAAAGAATTCATGCAAGGTGAATATGCGCAAGCATTACAAGAAAATGCAATGTGTGCCCTTGCTAATATTTCCGGTGGTTTGTCATATGTCATATCAAGCCTTGGTCAGAGCCTTGAATCTTGCTCTTCGCCTGCTCAGACTGCCGACACCCTTGGGGCTTTAGCTTCAGCATTGATGATATATGATGGCAAGGCAGAAACTACAAGAGCATCAGATCCATTGGTCGTTGAACAGACTCTGCTGAAGCAGTTTAAGCCTCGTCTACCATTCTTGGTGCAAGAACGTACAATTGAAGCACTTGCAAGTTTGTATGGGAATTCCATACTCTCTGTCAAACTTTCCAACTCGGATGCAAAACGTTTGCTTGTTGGTCTAATAACGATGGCGGTGAATGAGGTTCAAGATGAGCTTGTAAAGGCTCTTCTGATGCTGTGTAACCATGAAGGTAGCCTGTGGCAAGCACTACAGGGCCGTGAAGGGATCCAATTGCTAATATCTCTTTTGGGTCTTTCATCCGAACAGCAGCAAGAATGTGCTGTTGCACTTCTTTGCCTTTTGTCTAACGAAAATGATGAAAGCAAGTGGGCCATCACTGCTGCTGGAGGTATACCTCCACTTGTTCAAATTCTAGAGACTGGGTCGGCCAAAGCCAGGGAAGACTCTGCAACTATCCTTAGGAACTTGTGCAATCATAGCGAAGATATACGTGCTTGTGTTGAAAGTGCGGATGCTGTCCCTGCTCTCTTATGGCTACTAAAGAATGGTAGTCCAAATGGTAAAGAAATTGCCGCCAAGACATTGAATCATTTGATTCATAAATCAGATACTGCAACTATCAGTCAGCTTACTGCTTTGCTGACCAGTGATCTACCTGAGTCTAAAATTTACGTTTTGGATGCATTGAAGAGTATGCTTTCTGTGGTCCCATTCAATGACATGCTACGTGAAGGCAGTGCTTCCAATGATGCTATTGAGACAATGATCAAGTTGATGAGCTCTGGtaaagaagaaactcaagCAAATTCAGCATCAGCTCTTGCAGCTATCTTCCAGAGCAGAAAGGATTTGCGTGAGAGTGCTCTAGCCCTCAAAACTCTCTTGTCGGCCATAAAACTGTTAAATGTGGATTCGGAGAGGATCCTTGTTGAGTCTTGCCGCTGCCTGGCTGCAATTTTACTTTCAATTAAGGAGAATCGCGATGTGGCCATTTCTGCCAGAGAAGCATTGCCTACCATAGTATCTCTAGCCAACTCTTCTGTTCTAGAAGTTGCTGAGCAAGGAATGTGCGCTTTGGCTAATCTTATATTGGACAGTGAAGTGTCAGAGAAGGTCATTGTCGAAGATATCATCTTGTCCGCCACTAGAATCTTACGTGAAGGTACAGTGTCTGGGAAGACACTTGCTGCTGCGGCAATTGCCCGCCTCCTTAGTCGTCGCCGAATTGATTCTGCATTGACAGATTCTGTGAACCGAGCTGGAACAGTGCTTACCTTAGTGTCTCTTCTAGAATCTGCCGATGGAAGATCTGATGCAATATCAGAGGCCCTAGATGCGCTTGCTATATTCTCAAGGTCAGGAGCTAATGGAAATGTAAAACCAGCTTGGGCTGTTTTGGCTGAATCTCCCAACAGTATGGCCCCAATAGTCTCATCTATAGTGAGTGTTGCTAATCCTTCACTACAGGACAAAGCtattgaagttttgtcaaGACTTTGCCGAGATCAGCCTATTGTTTTGGGAAACATGGTCAACAATGCCAGAGATTGCGTGTCATCTATAGCTAAAAGGGTGATAAATACCAGGGACccgaaaataaaaattggtgGAGCTGCTATTATTATCTGTGCTGCCAAAGTTGACGACCAGAAGATGATAGAAAATCTGAATGAGACACAATTGTGTGCCAAATTCGTTCAAGCACTTGTGGGGATCCTAGATTCTGTGCAAGATCAGGAAAAGGATGAGAAAGATAAAATCTGCATATGCATTCATCccaaagaaaaggaagaagatgaagaagaagaggcaacAGAAAATAGGGAGGGTTCCACGGGGGCAACAGTTATTTCTGGAGACAATTTAGCCATCTGGTTGCTCTCGGTTCTTTCTTGTCATGATGAAAAGAGCAGAGCAGTAATATTGGAGTCAGAAGGCATTGAGTTGATTACTGACAGAATAGGCAACCGTTTTCTCCAGGTATTCAACTCTCTTATAGATTAAAATCTTTGAGATCACAACTTATCAAAGTTTCAGAAGtatggataaaaaaaaacatattatgaATCTGTGATAGCGTTTAACATTCTAACTCATTTTGGAATGCTAGGTTGTCGTTTATGTTGCTTTAATACCTTTTTTACATTTCAGGCTGATAATGGAGAAGATGCCAACATTTGGGTTTGTGCTTTATTGCTGGCCATACTTTTCCAAGACAGAGAAATCACTCGCGCACATGCAACAATGAAGGCTGTTCCAGTGCTCTCAAATCTTGTGAAGTCAGAGGAATACGCAGACAGATATTTTGCAGCACAAGCTCTAGCTAGTCTTGTCTGTAACGGTAGTCGCGGAACTCTTCTATCTGTTGCAAACTCCGGTGCTGCGGCTGGGTTTATATCATTGCTTGGTTGTTCTGATGATGACATAAAAGAACTTCTGCAGCTGTCGCAGGAGTTCACTTTAGTGCGGTACCCAGACCAGGTTGCCCTTGAAAGGCTTTTCCGAGTTGAAGATATTAGAGTTGGGGCTACTTCTCGAAAGGCGATTCCCTTACTAGTTGAACTTCTTAAACCAATTCCAGACCGCCCCGGTGCTCCTCTACTTTCACTTAATCTTCTAACTCAGCTTGCTGGGGACTGTCCACAAAATATGATTGTCATGGTAGAGTCAGGTGCTCTTGAGGGTCTCTCGAAATATCTTTCCCTTGGACCTCAGGACGAGCAAGAGGAAGCTGCAACAGGTCTTTTAGGCATCTTATTTAGCAGTGCTGAAATTCGAAGGCATGAGTCAGCATTTGGCGCGGTCAGCCAACTTGTAGCTGTTTTGCGTCTAGGTGGAAGGGGGGCAAGGTACAGTGCCGCCAAGGCATTGGATAGTCTCTTTACTGCTGACCATATAAGAAATGCAGAGTCTTCTAGACAAGCTGTTCAGCCATTGGTAGAGATTCTCAACACTGGTTCAGAGAGGGAGCAGCATGCTGCTATTGCTGCACTTGTTAGGTTGTTGAGTGATAATCCATCACGGGCTCTGGCAGTTGCAGATGTGGAGATGAATGCGGTGGATGTTCTCTGCAGGATCCTTTCTTCAAACTATACGATGGAACTGAAGGGAGATGCTGCAGAGCTGTGTTATGTTCTGTTTGCAAATACAAGGATTAGATCTACAGTTGCTGCAGCGCGTTGTGTTGAGCCACttgtctctcttcttgtgACTGAGTTCAGCCCTGCTCAGCATTCAGTTGTGCGTGCACTGGACAAGCTTGTCGACGATGAACAACTGGCTGAACTAGTTGCAGCTCATGGCGCTGTGGTACCTCTTGTTGGCCTTCTCTATGGTAAAAACTATGTGCTTCATGAGGCTATATCCAGGGCTCTAGTAAAGTTGGGTAAGGACAGGCCTGCTTGTAAACTGGAAATGGTGAAAGCTGGAGTTATCGACTGCGTACTTGATATTCTCCACGAAGCTCCAGATTTTCTATGTGCTGCGTTTTCAGAACTGCTTCGAATCCTCACAAATAATGCTACTATTGCCAAGGGACAATCTGCTGCGAAAGTGGTGGAGCCACTTTTCCATTTGCTGACGAGGTTGGAGTTTGGAGCTGATGGACAGCACAGTGCTCTGCAAGTTCTGGTAAATATCTTAGAACATCCACAATGCCGCGCTGATTATACACTTACACCGCACCAAGTAATTGAGCCTTTAATTCCGCTACTGGAATCTCCATCCCCAGCAGTCCAGCAGTTGGCAGCTGAGCTTCTATCTCATCTTCTCTACGAGGAGCATCTGCAGAAAGATCCATTAACGCAACTTGCGATTGGTCCTCTAATCCATGTGCTGGGATCCGGCATACACCTATTACAGCAGAGAGCTGTGAAAGCTCTCGTCAGCATTGCTCTAACATGGCCAAATGAAATAGCTAAAGAAGGTGGTGTGAGTGAGCTGTCAAAGGTGATACTGCAAGCTGATCCATCGCTCTCCAATGTGTTATGGGAGTCTGCAGCATCAATTTTGGTTATCATCTTGCAATTTAGCTCCGAATTTTACCTGGAAGTTCCTGTTGCTGTTCTTGTAAGACTGCTTCGTTCTGCATCTGAAAACACCGTGGTTGGTGCACTTAACGCTCTTCTAGTGTTGGAAAGCGATGATGGAACCAGTGCAGAGTCCATGGCTGAAAGTGGTGCCATAGAAGCTCTGCTTGATCTTTTAAGGTCTCATCAGTGTGAGGACACAGCAGCGAGACTGCTCGAGGTACTGCTCAACAACGTGAAGATTAGAGATTCAAAAGCCACCAAGACTGCAATCTTGCCATTGTCTCAGTACCTCTTGGATCCACAAACTCAAGCTCAGCAGGCGCGGTTACTAGCAACTTTGGCCCTTGGTGATCTTTTCCAGAATGAAGCTCTTGCTAGAAGCACCGATGCAGCTTCTGCTTGCCGTGCTTTAGTCAATGTCCTTGAAGAACAACCCACAGAAGAAATGAAAGTAGTTGCTATATGTGCTCTGCAAAATCTCGTCATGTATAGCCGATCTAACAAAAGAGCAGTTGCCGAGGCAGGTGGTGTGCAGGTCGTCTTGGATCTGATCAGTTCCAGTGATCCTGAAACGTCTGTTCAGGCTGCAATGTTCGTAAAACTACTCTTCTCTAATCACACCGTTCAAGAGTACGCATCTAGCGAAACCGTCAGAGCAATAACTGGTGAGAAAATCTCTGTACCTTTTGTATCAATACGATCTGCTCattcttattatatatcttatatctCAGATGTTGCTTCCTTTTAATTTGCAGCTGCCATTGAGAAAGACTTATGGGCCACTGGAACCGTGAATGATGAATACCTAAAAGCCTTAAACTCTTTGTTTAACAACTTCCCGCGTCTAAGAGCTACAGAGCCTGCAACACTAAGTATACCACATCTAGTTACATCCCTCAAGACAGGATCAGAAGCAACACAAGAAGCTGCCTTGGATGCATTGTTTCTTCTCAGACAAGCTTGGTCAGCCTGTCCTGCCGAAGTTTCCAGGGCCCAATCAGTTGCTGCTGCAGACGCCATCCCCCTACTTCAGTACCTAATCCAATCAGGTCCACCACGGTTCCAGGAGAAAGCTGAATTCCTCTTGCAGTGTTTGCCAGGTACTCTGGTAGTCACTATCAAACGTGGTAACAACATGAAGCAATCCGTTGGTAACCCGAGTGTGTTCTGCAAGATAACACTCGGCAACAATCCTCCTAGACAGACCAAGGTAGGAAAAGACTTATCACCCTTTCGTCAATTCACTGTGACTAGTAATTCCTTTAGATATCAACCGTATCTTTCGATTTTCTCAGGTGATATCGACAGGTCCTAATCCAGAGTGGGACGAGAGCTTCTCATGGTCATTTGAGAGCCCTCCCAAAGGTCAAAAACTCCACATTTCATgcaagaacaaaagcaaaatgGGAAAGGTATGTCATCAAACTTCACTCGTATTTTACAGTTTGAAAATTTGCCGGTTTAACTGAAACTGTGGCTTTTCGCCTCTTTCTTTCTGCAGAGTTCCTTTGGGAAAGTAACGATCCAAATCGATAGGGTGGTGATGCTGGGAGCAGTCGCAGGTGAATATAGTTTGTTACCAGAAAGCAAAAGTGGTCCCAGAAACCTTGAGATAGAATTCCAGTGGTCTAACAAGTAAACCACcacttcattttttgtttttgtttgagagGTTTCTTAAATCGAAACTTCTGCTTCatttttttgccaaattttttaaaaatcgtTTGATTTATAATGCTACTGTATATAGTTGGTATTGTAATGTAATGATTACagtttacaaatgttttttttttatcttctttttttcttaactgtGTGTTTACTGATTCAATTCATTTGTAACATTTTGTTGTCCTCATTTGTATGTTATGTATCTTCATATTTGTTCATCTTTTGGTGTGCctataaagtttaaactttaacGATGTGAgaacttttttacttttcgcTTTTTTTGTACTAAGAAGTAAAAACAACGTTAACAAAAACAGCCTAAGTCCTCTTGGTCAGCATGTCTTGCCGAATCAGTTGCCGCAGGAGAAAAACCGAATTCCTCTTGCCGTGTTCGTCATGTTCATCACCGAAGTAAATGTCGTCGGCAACAGTCTCCAATGACGTCTGGCTATCTCGGTAAggaattttacttttaacGTTTTGGTTCTAGAATAGAATAACTATTACTTAGAGCAAATTGTTCGGAATTGAATCGGGGAAACTGatctaaaaagagaaaacaaaatttcagtgTGGttgaaatgattttattttatcttatatGTTTAAGAAATCTTAGGCTCTTTGACTCTAATTAACACCTGGAGAATCGGTGAAGAAAGCAGCACCATTTTCGACGTCATCAGTCTTAATGGCTCCATCGTGAGACATGAGAACTCTGTATATCCGCTTTGAACAAATCTCACCTAACCTTATGTCTCCTCCCACTAAACCTTCTACTTTCAAGTCTTTTAGTAGAAACTCCTTCTCATGAacctggaaaaaaaaagacgcaAAAGAACATCTTCATTTGTTTAACCAACACTACACAATTGCTTTAGAAACAACAAACtaagaagaaactcaaatccAAGTATGTCTCACATGTTTTTACTTACCGATTTGTTACGATCCATATAAACCTTAAGAAGAGACTTCATGGAGGGATATTTCTTCCACACTGCTAAAGCGTATCGTGGCTGTACCTTTGGTATTGCTACTAACGCTTTTAACCTATAGACCGTAATAATTTTACTTATTGAACAGATTCAAAATGACTAAAACACAACCTATTTTCAAAATGTTCTACTTTACTTTACCATGGActctttttaatcaaatgcTTGTCAACTGAATCCTTGGAGACTAATGCACCATTAGCGCTTACTGATAACATAGTTAATTTCTTCCTGTGCATCACATAGTAGAGCCATGATTAGTTTCACTTCAAAATCATGCAGAGAAATACATTATTAGCCACACGTTCATCTATCAACTACAGCTCTACGTAATGTTGACCTCCCAGATATTCGGTAGTCAGCCTTGTATGATTTAAAGACTATAAGAGGCTTTACAGATCTTATTTCAAGACAAGCCTTACTGCCCATTTTTGTGATGACTCCCAATGTTAGATCTTTATTTCGTTAAGTTGTTAAACGCGTGAAGATGTATATGATTTAGACTTCACAggttttcatcaaaatattattgcTTTGATTGGTCTAACGGGATTCATTGaggaaagaaatcaaaaattcCATCCAACATCAATCGAGATAAAGTCTTCTgtaagagaaatcaaaatagtAGATTTTTGGTACCTGAATTGGCAAGAGGCCAGACTGCTTGTTAGGCCAACAATATGTTCAGCCACCTCAGCCTCGTCTACACAGTGTCTGGAATGTACTTTAACATAGTGAGTAGTTAATTTTGCAAGTACCTGTGTAATACATATCAAATGCCCCAAAAGTATgtttaaaaacacaaacataggAGCAACAAATAGGCTTTCCTCTACATACATTATCACTAGGTAATGTATTACCTCATCGATAGGAGGCCGTCTCCAATTTCCCGGATTTTTGTACTCTTCCTTTTCCCTAGAAGATTGGTTTTATTCAGCTTGATGACGGAAACATTAATATAACACCAAATCACTTTATCA
It encodes the following:
- the CSI1 gene encoding binding protein (binding; FUNCTIONS IN: binding; INVOLVED IN: biological_process unknown; LOCATED IN: plasma membrane; EXPRESSED IN: 24 plant structures; EXPRESSED DURING: 13 growth stages; CONTAINS InterPro DOMAIN/s: C2 membrane targeting protein (InterPro:IPR018029), Armadillo-like helical (InterPro:IPR011989), C2 calcium/lipid-binding domain, CaLB (InterPro:IPR008973), Armadillo (InterPro:IPR000225), Armadillo-type fold (InterPro:IPR016024), C2 calcium-dependent membrane targeting (InterPro:IPR000008); BEST Arabidopsis thaliana protein match is: Armadillo/beta-catenin-like repeat; C2 calcium/lipid-binding domain (CaLB) protein (TAIR:AT1G77460.2); Has 7763 Blast hits to 3084 proteins in 288 species: Archae - 8; Bacteria - 60; Metazoa - 1765; Fungi - 937; Plants - 4329; Viruses - 0; Other Eukaryotes - 664 (source: NCBI BLink).), producing MTSALGWRFPSTNGNGLAPSDTERNGDMKMHDSEPPTPHSTTKMSLRDRTTSMEDPDGTLASVAQCIEQLRQGSSSAQEREYCLKQLLDLIEMRENAFSAVGSHSQAVPVLVSLLRSGSVGVKIQAATVLGSLCKENELRVKVLLGGCIPPLLGLLKSSSVEGQIAAAKTIYAVSEGGVKDHVGSKIFSTEGVVPVLWDQLRSGNKKGEVDGLLTGALKNLSSTTEGFWSETIRAGGVDVLVKLLTSGQSSTLSNVCFLLACMMMEDASVCSSVLTADITKQLLKLLGSGNEAPVRAEAAAALKSLSAQSKEAKREIANSNGIPVLINATIAPSKEFMQGEYAQALQENAMCALANISGGLSYVISSLGQSLESCSSPAQTADTLGALASALMIYDGKAETTRASDPLVVEQTLLKQFKPRLPFLVQERTIEALASLYGNSILSVKLSNSDAKRLLVGLITMAVNEVQDELVKALLMLCNHEGSLWQALQGREGIQLLISLLGLSSEQQQECAVALLCLLSNENDESKWAITAAGGIPPLVQILETGSAKAREDSATILRNLCNHSEDIRACVESADAVPALLWLLKNGSPNGKEIAAKTLNHLIHKSDTATISQLTALLTSDLPESKIYVLDALKSMLSVVPFNDMLREGSASNDAIETMIKLMSSGKEETQANSASALAAIFQSRKDLRESALALKTLLSAIKLLNVDSERILVESCRCLAAILLSIKENRDVAISAREALPTIVSLANSSVLEVAEQGMCALANLILDSEVSEKVIVEDIILSATRILREGTVSGKTLAAAAIARLLSRRRIDSALTDSVNRAGTVLTLVSLLESADGRSDAISEALDALAIFSRSGANGNVKPAWAVLAESPNSMAPIVSSIVSVANPSLQDKAIEVLSRLCRDQPIVLGNMVNNARDCVSSIAKRVINTRDPKIKIGGAAIIICAAKVDDQKMIENLNETQLCAKFVQALVGILDSVQDQEKDEKDKICICIHPKEKEEDEEEEATENREGSTGATVISGDNLAIWLLSVLSCHDEKSRAVILESEGIELITDRIGNRFLQADNGEDANIWVCALLLAILFQDREITRAHATMKAVPVLSNLVKSEEYADRYFAAQALASLVCNGSRGTLLSVANSGAAAGFISLLGCSDDDIKELLQLSQEFTLVRYPDQVALERLFRVEDIRVGATSRKAIPLLVELLKPIPDRPGAPLLSLNLLTQLAGDCPQNMIVMVESGALEGLSKYLSLGPQDEQEEAATGLLGILFSSAEIRRHESAFGAVSQLVAVLRLGGRGARYSAAKALDSLFTADHIRNAESSRQAVQPLVEILNTGSEREQHAAIAALVRLLSDNPSRALAVADVEMNAVDVLCRILSSNYTMELKGDAAELCYVLFANTRIRSTVAAARCVEPLVSLLVTEFSPAQHSVVRALDKLVDDEQLAELVAAHGAVVPLVGLLYGKNYVLHEAISRALVKLGKDRPACKLEMVKAGVIDCVLDILHEAPDFLCAAFSELLRILTNNATIAKGQSAAKVVEPLFHLLTRLEFGADGQHSALQVLVNILEHPQCRADYTLTPHQVIEPLIPLLESPSPAVQQLAAELLSHLLYEEHLQKDPLTQLAIGPLIHVLGSGIHLLQQRAVKALVSIALTWPNEIAKEGGVSELSKVILQADPSLSNVLWESAASILVIILQFSSEFYLEVPVAVLVRLLRSASENTVVGALNALLVLESDDGTSAESMAESGAIEALLDLLRSHQCEDTAARLLEVLLNNVKIRDSKATKTAILPLSQYLLDPQTQAQQARLLATLALGDLFQNEALARSTDAASACRALVNVLEEQPTEEMKVVAICALQNLVMYSRSNKRAVAEAGGVQVVLDLISSSDPETSVQAAMFVKLLFSNHTVQEYASSETVRAITAAIEKDLWATGTVNDEYLKALNSLFNNFPRLRATEPATLSIPHLVTSLKTGSEATQEAALDALFLLRQAWSACPAEVSRAQSVAAADAIPLLQYLIQSGPPRFQEKAEFLLQCLPGTLVVTIKRGNNMKQSVGNPSVFCKITLGNNPPRQTKVISTGPNPEWDESFSWSFESPPKGQKLHISCKNKSKMGKSSFGKVTIQIDRVVMLGAVAGEYSLLPESKSGPRNLEIEFQWSNK